A single Clostridiales bacterium DNA region contains:
- a CDS encoding sensor histidine kinase, protein MNNKLFGKTKAKISISKRMVLLYVLLVLLPACTLIYIYYTKSSAVIEKEVTESILQTLKQSEINISDKLDNIEYISDEIFMDKRVQDFVGDENDNDINMQLDQVNDIRDMLNNITNKSADYKIRLFISNNKIAAGERVNFFPLDDLIKRDFYKNIVEKKGGIIWTGVYRENYMDSGEEYVVSCARVLKHTLNYDANDGVLLVDIPERNIEAILSTLNIGDSREVFIADNEGRVISYWDRDKLGKVILDPDEIRYVGNSSYGIKNIKKDGRNFFLIHQTIDTNGWKLIAEVDSRDIIKTNTFFNNISAFVYIIISIIMLASGIFLMFAYAMDNMNRQVKKIINSIKKEGVEIVEGDITGYQGDLTMLEKNVYNIIQKVKNLMQEIYQAKINEKEARLKALQAQINPHFLYNTLDAINWMALKINAADISSMVNSLARYFRLSLSKGRSIVTIKEELELIKVYLNIQQYRFKGAIKYKFDIEDGVEDYYIYKLLLQPIIENAIIHGIQKKKDRSGMINVEARKVGDDIVIEISDDGVGMAKETIARVLDSDSADKQNSYGLYNVNERIKLHFGNDYGIKIYSKIGTGTKVELRIKAMKNIK, encoded by the coding sequence ATGAATAATAAACTTTTTGGAAAGACAAAGGCAAAGATTAGCATAAGCAAACGGATGGTATTATTATATGTTTTGCTTGTACTGCTTCCCGCATGTACTTTAATATATATTTACTATACAAAGTCCTCGGCAGTTATTGAAAAGGAAGTAACAGAGTCTATACTGCAGACACTGAAGCAATCGGAGATCAACATATCAGACAAGTTGGATAATATAGAATACATTTCTGATGAAATTTTTATGGATAAAAGGGTGCAGGATTTTGTAGGCGATGAGAACGACAATGATATTAACATGCAGCTTGATCAGGTCAACGATATCCGAGATATGCTAAATAACATAACAAATAAGAGCGCTGATTATAAAATAAGGCTATTTATCAGCAATAATAAAATTGCTGCAGGAGAAAGAGTCAACTTTTTTCCTCTTGACGATTTGATAAAAAGGGATTTTTATAAAAATATAGTCGAGAAAAAAGGTGGAATTATCTGGACAGGAGTATACAGGGAAAACTATATGGATTCAGGAGAAGAGTATGTAGTATCCTGTGCCAGGGTGCTGAAGCATACTTTAAATTACGACGCTAACGATGGGGTGCTGCTTGTCGATATACCCGAAAGAAACATTGAAGCGATATTATCAACTTTAAATATAGGAGATAGCAGAGAAGTATTCATTGCCGACAATGAAGGCAGGGTCATTTCATATTGGGATAGGGATAAGCTCGGGAAGGTAATTTTAGATCCTGATGAAATAAGATATGTCGGAAATAGTTCTTATGGAATAAAAAATATTAAAAAGGATGGGAGAAATTTTTTCTTGATACATCAGACTATTGATACCAACGGATGGAAGCTTATCGCTGAAGTTGACAGCAGGGATATAATAAAGACCAATACATTTTTCAATAATATTTCCGCTTTCGTTTATATTATTATTTCAATTATAATGCTCGCTTCCGGTATTTTCCTTATGTTTGCCTATGCCATGGACAACATGAACAGGCAGGTTAAAAAAATTATAAATTCCATAAAAAAAGAAGGAGTGGAGATTGTAGAAGGTGATATTACAGGTTACCAGGGAGATTTAACCATGCTTGAAAAGAATGTATACAATATTATACAGAAGGTCAAAAACCTCATGCAGGAGATTTACCAGGCCAAGATAAATGAAAAGGAAGCCCGTCTTAAAGCGCTGCAGGCACAGATAAACCCCCATTTTCTCTATAATACATTGGATGCCATAAACTGGATGGCTTTAAAGATAAATGCAGCAGATATAAGTTCTATGGTCAATTCCCTTGCCAGATATTTCAGGCTAAGCCTCAGCAAAGGCAGATCTATTGTAACCATAAAAGAGGAGCTTGAACTTATTAAAGTATATTTAAACATACAGCAGTACAGATTTAAAGGAGCGATAAAGTATAAATTCGATATTGAAGATGGGGTGGAGGATTATTATATTTATAAATTGTTGCTCCAGCCAATTATTGAAAACGCGATAATACATGGAATACAAAAGAAAAAGGATAGGAGCGGGATGATCAATGTAGAAGCCAGAAAAGTTGGGGATGACATTGTCATAGAGATATCCGACGACGGGGTCGGAATGGCCAAAGAAACAATTGCCAGAGTTCTGGATAGCGATTCAGCTGATAAGCAAAACAGTTATGGATTATACAATGTCAATGAAAGGATAAAGCTTCATTTTGGGAACGACTATGGGATCAAAATTTATTCAAAAATAGGTACAGGTACAAAAGTAGAGCTGAGAATAAAAGCAATGAAAAATATTAAGTAA
- a CDS encoding response regulator: MFKLFIVDDEPETREGLKSCIDWANYGIRVVGEADDGKIALERILKEKPDIVLTDVRMPDMGGIELANKLRDLKSDVKIVFISGYDDVAYLKSALKVEAVDYILKPVDLNELDGVIRKVLNIISEEDNRKRLINEMSARLTESMPALRQKFLMTLVRDGIECSEDYGKRMDFLGLKLPADKFYCIFVLSVDDRATALDSLSERDNQLISLSVIKICDELICSTLQGYTFENRRGEYVCILRLDTLEDEDKLYPLVCKIKDKLFEYLELSITIGVGETVHKLENIVKSYMIAYENVKRRLFLGKNRIITMDSLETLEDSEYKFDFTKIQLLVNILKSADKEKVIKSIDDIFNEMSKYKNGDINYCTNICLQLVLTASRQVTELNLNINDERFDEDEIWKKLLTFETLLERKMFIKDYFVAVCGCIAEKRNKKSKNIIRRIKQVIDNRYRENITIKDIAKEVYLSTTYLCMIFKQETGETVNDYLTSVRIKKAKELLMDPKYRQCDICYEIGYTEPGYFSRIFKKYTGLSPTEYRETML, encoded by the coding sequence ATGTTTAAACTTTTTATCGTGGATGATGAGCCTGAAACGCGTGAAGGATTGAAATCATGCATTGACTGGGCAAATTATGGAATAAGGGTTGTAGGAGAGGCGGATGATGGAAAGATCGCTCTTGAGAGGATACTTAAAGAAAAACCGGATATTGTTTTAACCGATGTGAGGATGCCGGATATGGGGGGCATCGAGCTTGCAAACAAGCTCAGAGATTTGAAAAGCGATGTTAAAATCGTCTTTATCAGCGGATATGACGATGTAGCATATTTAAAATCAGCATTGAAAGTGGAAGCCGTCGATTATATATTAAAACCTGTGGATTTAAATGAGCTGGATGGTGTAATAAGAAAAGTTTTAAATATAATAAGCGAGGAGGATAACAGGAAAAGGCTGATAAATGAAATGAGCGCCAGACTTACGGAAAGCATGCCGGCACTAAGGCAAAAATTTTTAATGACTCTTGTAAGGGACGGAATAGAATGCAGCGAAGATTACGGTAAAAGGATGGACTTTTTGGGACTTAAGCTTCCTGCCGATAAGTTCTATTGCATATTCGTTTTGAGTGTTGACGATCGGGCAACGGCTCTTGATAGTTTATCTGAAAGGGATAATCAGCTAATCTCTCTCTCGGTTATAAAAATCTGTGATGAATTGATTTGCAGCACATTGCAGGGATACACATTTGAAAACAGACGTGGGGAGTATGTGTGCATTCTAAGGTTGGATACCTTGGAGGATGAAGACAAGTTATACCCGCTGGTTTGCAAAATAAAGGACAAGCTATTTGAATATCTGGAATTGAGTATTACAATCGGCGTAGGTGAGACAGTACATAAGCTCGAAAACATAGTGAAATCATATATGATAGCATATGAGAATGTGAAAAGAAGGCTTTTCTTAGGCAAAAACAGGATAATTACCATGGACAGCCTTGAAACACTTGAGGATTCAGAATATAAGTTTGACTTTACGAAAATACAGCTTTTGGTGAATATTTTGAAGTCTGCAGATAAAGAGAAGGTTATTAAAAGTATCGACGATATTTTTAATGAAATGTCAAAATATAAAAACGGAGATATAAATTACTGCACCAATATATGCCTGCAGCTTGTATTAACAGCATCGAGGCAGGTTACAGAGCTTAACCTTAACATAAATGACGAAAGATTCGATGAAGATGAGATCTGGAAAAAATTATTGACATTCGAAACTTTACTGGAAAGGAAAATGTTTATAAAAGATTATTTCGTTGCAGTCTGCGGATGCATAGCAGAAAAGAGAAATAAGAAGTCCAAGAATATCATAAGGCGGATAAAACAGGTAATTGATAACAGATATAGAGAGAATATCACCATAAAGGATATTGCAAAAGAGGTATATTTAAGTACGACTTATCTTTGCATGATTTTTAAACAGGAAACGGGAGAAACTGTCAATGACTACCTTACAAGTGTAAGAATAAAAAAAGCCAAGGAACTTCTGATGGATCCGAAGTACAGGCAATGCGATATATGTTATGAAATCGGATACACCGAACCTGGATATTTCAGCAGGATATTTAAAAAGTACACAGGTCTCAGCCCAACGGAATACAGGGAGACTATGCTATGA
- the htpG gene encoding molecular chaperone HtpG: MEKKQFKAESKRLLDLMINSIYTHKEIFLRELISNASDAIDKIYYKALTDDSLSFNKDDYYIKIAIDKGNRILKISDTGIGMTKDELDDNLGVIAKSGSLKFKEDNELKDGYDIIGQFGVGFYSAFMVSDTVTVISKALGSSEAYKWESEGLDGYTIEPCERDSVGTDVILKIKKNTEGENYDEYLEDYRIKDIVKKYSDFIRYPIKMNMTKSRLKKGSDKEYESYTEEETLNSMVPIWRKNKNELKDEDYDNFYADKHYGFDKPLKHIHISVDGVVSYNAILFIPEKPPYDFYTKEYEKGLELYSNGVLIMNKCADLLPDYFGFVKGIVDSEDLSLNISREVLQHDRQLKLIARNIKNKIKSELEDMLKNERDKYEKFYESFGRQLKYGIYSEFGNNKDILQDLLMFYSSKEKKMVTLDEYVSRMPSEQKYIYYAAGESIEKIENLPQTELVRDKGYEILYFTEDIDEFAIRVLMKYKDKEFKSVSDKDLGIEPEENKDTSNEDDKENKELFESMKNILSGKVKDVRASKRLKVHPVCLSNEGEISIEMEKVLNSMPNNQNIKADKILEINTNHEVFKSLKDAFKNDKDKLKLYTDLLYNQALLIEGLPLDNPVEFTNNICKIMK; the protein is encoded by the coding sequence ATGGAAAAAAAGCAGTTTAAGGCGGAATCCAAGCGGCTGCTGGATCTCATGATCAATTCAATTTACACTCATAAGGAAATTTTTTTAAGAGAGCTTATTTCCAATGCCAGTGATGCGATAGATAAAATTTATTATAAAGCATTGACCGACGATTCTTTAAGCTTCAATAAAGATGATTACTATATAAAAATAGCTATCGATAAGGGCAACAGGATATTAAAAATTTCCGATACAGGTATTGGAATGACAAAAGATGAGCTCGATGATAATCTCGGCGTTATAGCAAAAAGCGGGTCTTTGAAATTCAAGGAAGATAACGAATTGAAGGATGGATATGACATAATAGGACAGTTTGGCGTAGGGTTTTATTCCGCATTCATGGTATCCGATACTGTAACTGTCATAAGCAAAGCGCTGGGCAGCAGCGAAGCTTACAAATGGGAATCTGAAGGGCTGGATGGCTATACTATTGAACCTTGTGAAAGGGATTCTGTCGGAACAGATGTAATCCTGAAAATAAAAAAGAACACGGAAGGCGAGAATTACGATGAATATTTGGAAGATTACAGGATAAAAGACATCGTAAAGAAATATTCCGATTTCATAAGATACCCGATTAAAATGAATATGACTAAAAGCAGGCTTAAAAAGGGCAGCGACAAAGAGTATGAGAGTTATACGGAAGAAGAAACCCTAAATAGCATGGTTCCTATATGGAGGAAGAATAAAAACGAGCTTAAAGATGAAGATTATGACAACTTTTATGCTGATAAGCACTATGGGTTTGACAAACCGTTAAAACATATTCACATCAGCGTTGACGGTGTTGTAAGTTATAATGCCATTTTGTTCATTCCTGAAAAGCCGCCGTATGACTTCTATACAAAGGAATATGAAAAGGGTTTGGAATTATATTCAAATGGTGTTTTAATAATGAATAAATGCGCGGATCTTTTGCCCGACTATTTTGGGTTTGTAAAGGGCATAGTGGATTCGGAAGATCTGTCTTTAAATATATCGAGAGAGGTTTTGCAGCATGACAGGCAGCTTAAGCTTATTGCCAGAAATATCAAGAATAAGATAAAAAGTGAACTGGAAGATATGCTGAAAAATGAAAGGGATAAATATGAAAAGTTTTATGAATCCTTCGGAAGGCAATTAAAGTATGGAATATACAGTGAATTTGGAAACAATAAGGATATACTCCAGGATTTACTGATGTTTTATTCGTCAAAAGAAAAGAAAATGGTAACGCTTGACGAATATGTTTCGAGGATGCCATCTGAGCAGAAATATATATATTATGCCGCGGGAGAATCCATAGAAAAAATCGAAAACCTGCCTCAGACAGAGCTCGTACGCGATAAGGGATATGAAATTCTATATTTTACAGAAGACATAGATGAATTTGCCATAAGAGTATTGATGAAATATAAGGACAAGGAGTTTAAGTCTGTATCCGACAAAGACTTGGGAATAGAGCCGGAAGAGAATAAAGACACTTCAAATGAGGATGATAAGGAAAATAAAGAGCTATTTGAGAGCATGAAAAATATTCTATCAGGCAAGGTTAAAGATGTCAGGGCATCAAAGAGATTAAAGGTACATCCTGTTTGTTTATCAAATGAGGGTGAGATTTCAATCGAGATGGAAAAGGTTTTAAACTCCATGCCTAATAATCAGAATATAAAGGCAGATAAGATTTTAGAAATAAACACAAACCATGAAGTGTTTAAATCGCTGAAAGATGCTTTCAAAAACGATAAAGATAAGCTTAAATTATATACGGATTTGTTATATAATCAGGCGCTGCTTATTGAGGGACTACCGCTGGATAATCCTGTAGAATTCACAAATAACATATGTAAAATAATGAAATAG
- a CDS encoding FAD-dependent oxidoreductase, which yields MESYVMKERKINLNGSYDVLVVGGGPAGCTAAAASAREGAKTLLIEATGCLGGMGTSGLVPAWCPFSDKEKIIYKGLAEKVFTEVKKGMAHVKSDAMDWVPLDPELLKRVYDDLVTQAGADVLFNTMLSAVEMDENDKVATVIVSNKQGLTAYKAKVYVDCTGDADLAAWAGAKFQKGDDKNGELQAATHCFILSNVDEYGYNYGPRLHPDNPESPIYDIAKSEKYNLIEDTHLCNNTIGPGTVGFNAGHLWNVDNTNPVSVSKALMKGRKMAAQFRDALAEYCPKAFANAFLVSTASLMGIRETRRIIGDYVITKDDYLARRTFKDEICRNSYYLDIHSHKNVENSNQNKAEDKKQCARYGKGESHGIPYRCLTPKGLKNVLVAGRSISCDRITQGSIRVMPVCLAMGEAAGIAASQASKSEQINVHAIDVQHLRQRIREEGGYIL from the coding sequence ATGGAAAGTTATGTAATGAAGGAAAGGAAAATAAATCTAAACGGTTCTTATGATGTTTTGGTTGTAGGGGGAGGACCTGCAGGATGTACTGCGGCGGCAGCCTCAGCCAGGGAAGGTGCAAAGACGCTGCTTATTGAGGCGACAGGATGCCTTGGAGGCATGGGGACTTCAGGTTTAGTTCCTGCATGGTGTCCATTTTCAGATAAGGAGAAAATTATTTACAAGGGACTGGCGGAAAAAGTATTTACCGAGGTTAAAAAGGGAATGGCTCATGTAAAGTCTGATGCCATGGATTGGGTGCCTCTTGATCCTGAACTTTTAAAAAGAGTATATGACGATCTGGTTACGCAAGCCGGTGCAGATGTCTTATTTAATACCATGTTAAGCGCTGTAGAAATGGATGAAAACGATAAAGTGGCGACTGTAATTGTAAGCAATAAACAGGGGCTTACAGCTTATAAAGCAAAGGTATATGTCGACTGCACAGGTGATGCCGACTTGGCGGCCTGGGCAGGGGCAAAGTTTCAAAAGGGTGACGACAAAAATGGAGAATTACAGGCTGCAACCCACTGCTTCATACTTTCAAATGTTGACGAATATGGTTATAATTATGGGCCAAGATTGCATCCTGATAATCCTGAAAGCCCGATTTATGATATTGCCAAGTCAGAAAAATATAATTTAATCGAAGATACCCATTTATGCAACAACACGATTGGTCCCGGTACCGTAGGCTTCAATGCAGGACATTTATGGAATGTGGATAATACGAATCCTGTTAGTGTATCCAAGGCGCTGATGAAGGGACGTAAGATGGCTGCGCAGTTCAGGGATGCGCTGGCAGAATACTGTCCCAAGGCTTTTGCAAACGCTTTTTTGGTAAGCACGGCTTCCCTGATGGGAATAAGAGAAACGCGAAGGATAATTGGAGATTATGTAATAACTAAAGATGATTATTTGGCAAGGCGCACATTTAAAGATGAAATATGCAGAAACAGTTATTATTTAGATATTCATTCACATAAAAATGTCGAGAATTCAAATCAAAATAAAGCTGAAGACAAAAAACAGTGTGCAAGGTACGGAAAGGGAGAATCCCACGGAATACCATATAGATGCCTTACTCCAAAGGGGCTAAAGAATGTTCTGGTAGCGGGACGCTCAATTTCATGCGACAGGATTACCCAGGGAAGCATAAGGGTAATGCCTGTATGCCTGGCTATGGGTGAAGCGGCCGGCATAGCAGCATCGCAGGCATCAAAATCAGAGCAAATAAACGTGCATGCAATCGATGTCCAGCATTTGAGACAGAGAATTAGAGAGGAAGGTGGCTATATATTATAA
- a CDS encoding ABC transporter permease subunit, whose protein sequence is MDLIKTEKKSRQINTVRKEDQSKIFKKNFDLYLLLIPGIIFIFIFKYLPMYGIVIAFQNFNIFDGIRGSEWVGLAQFQKLFHSPQFYQVFRNTLLISIYKIIFLFPLPIFIALVLNEIRVMFYKRTVQTIIYLPHFLSWVIVSGLVINVLSPSTGIVNNLIIACGGKPISFLMDNHWFRTVLVASEGWKEVGYSAIIYIAAIAGIDQEQYEAAKVDGAGRIQQIIHVTLPGIGSIILLMFILRLGGVLQAGTEQILLLYNSVVYETGDVIGTYVYRMGIGQMDYSFSTAVGLFESVIGFILVISGNYLSRKASGRSIW, encoded by the coding sequence ATGGATCTGATAAAAACGGAGAAAAAGTCGAGGCAGATTAATACTGTTCGCAAAGAGGATCAAAGTAAAATTTTTAAAAAGAATTTCGATTTATATCTTTTGCTTATACCGGGAATTATTTTTATATTTATATTTAAATATTTGCCTATGTATGGCATTGTAATAGCTTTTCAAAATTTTAATATTTTCGATGGAATCAGGGGAAGCGAATGGGTAGGGCTTGCACAGTTCCAAAAGCTTTTCCATTCGCCCCAATTTTATCAGGTATTCAGAAATACTCTGCTTATCAGCATATATAAGATAATATTTTTATTTCCACTGCCTATTTTCATTGCTTTAGTGCTGAATGAAATAAGGGTGATGTTTTATAAAAGGACAGTCCAAACAATAATTTATCTTCCACATTTCCTATCGTGGGTTATAGTTTCAGGCCTTGTTATAAATGTTTTATCGCCTTCTACAGGAATTGTTAACAATCTGATAATTGCATGCGGAGGAAAGCCTATATCGTTTTTGATGGATAACCATTGGTTCAGGACTGTGCTGGTGGCATCGGAAGGATGGAAAGAAGTAGGCTATAGCGCCATTATATATATAGCAGCCATTGCAGGCATAGATCAGGAGCAGTATGAAGCCGCAAAGGTTGATGGTGCAGGCAGAATACAGCAGATCATACACGTTACTCTGCCAGGCATAGGGTCCATCATACTTCTCATGTTTATATTGAGGTTAGGCGGAGTATTGCAGGCTGGTACCGAACAAATATTGCTTTTATATAATTCGGTTGTATATGAAACCGGTGATGTTATTGGAACCTATGTTTACAGGATGGGCATCGGGCAAATGGATTACAGCTTTTCTACGGCGGTAGGCCTTTTCGAATCGGTGATCGGGTTCATACTGGTCATATCAGGGAATTACTTAAGCAGAAAAGCCTCTGGAAGAAGCATATGGTAG
- a CDS encoding FAD-dependent oxidoreductase, translating to MEAGRDTSKPIPATLASLLAGIDWNKTGKQDQGKIVLKAIEDGFFTQPDRHLPGLSQVGNNLGYLNGGHVFNLNALRCKDLTDGMMLGRRIAKEYEEFYRKYVPGCENIELVVTASLMGIRESRRIVGEYELTFEDYLSRRQFPDQIGVFNKFVDIHPYDCSEEEYKRFITEAFKTDRLGIGECFGIPYGIIVPKGLMNLWVAGRCNSSDVKVHGSIRVMPAAAMMGQAAGTAAVQSIRKGQPACKLDTEELVKTLRANEAYLPQTSLSKTMTK from the coding sequence ATGGAAGCGGGTAGAGATACTTCCAAACCGATACCAGCCACATTAGCATCTCTGCTTGCAGGCATTGATTGGAATAAAACAGGCAAACAAGACCAAGGGAAAATAGTATTAAAAGCTATAGAAGATGGCTTTTTTACTCAACCTGACAGACATTTGCCCGGACTTTCACAGGTTGGTAATAATTTGGGATATTTAAATGGGGGACATGTATTTAACCTCAATGCCTTAAGATGTAAAGACCTTACAGATGGTATGATGCTTGGGAGACGCATTGCAAAAGAATATGAAGAATTTTATAGAAAATACGTACCTGGCTGTGAAAACATAGAACTTGTCGTGACAGCATCATTGATGGGAATAAGGGAGTCGAGAAGGATTGTTGGAGAATATGAATTGACATTTGAGGATTATCTGTCAAGAAGACAATTTCCAGATCAGATAGGGGTTTTCAATAAATTTGTAGATATTCATCCTTATGATTGTTCGGAAGAAGAATACAAAAGGTTTATCACGGAAGCTTTCAAAACGGATAGACTTGGTATAGGTGAATGTTTTGGAATTCCATATGGGATTATAGTGCCGAAGGGCTTAATGAATTTATGGGTGGCAGGGCGTTGTAATTCGAGCGATGTTAAAGTTCATGGTTCGATACGTGTTATGCCTGCTGCTGCCATGATGGGGCAGGCGGCCGGGACAGCCGCCGTACAATCCATCAGAAAAGGACAGCCTGCATGCAAACTTGATACGGAAGAACTTGTGAAGACTCTTAGAGCAAATGAGGCTTACTTGCCTCAGACAAGTCTCAGCAAAACTATGACTAAATAA
- a CDS encoding carbohydrate ABC transporter permease gives MSRTKIKMTKEDIGVDIFAYAFMTILALLTLLPFMNVVSKALSAEWAVVSGNVGIIPVGFQLDSMKIVIASKEFLTAFGNSALVTFVGTLLTLLVTGMTAYPLSKRNMPGMKFILFMFVFTMFFNGGMIPTYLLMKNLHLLNKRSVLILPALINIYHMLIIKNYYESLPESLEESAKLDGASNFTILFKIIIPLSIPVYASITVFTSVMKWNDYFGPMLYINSPALKTLPLYLRDLIAEAEDVISRSNNLGDVSPEGVTSAAIIASTVPILLVYPFLQKYFIKGMLIGSVKG, from the coding sequence ATGAGTAGAACAAAGATAAAAATGACAAAAGAAGATATTGGAGTTGATATTTTTGCTTATGCCTTTATGACGATTTTAGCTCTTTTGACGCTGCTTCCATTCATGAATGTGGTATCCAAGGCGCTTAGTGCCGAGTGGGCGGTTGTATCAGGCAATGTGGGGATCATACCCGTAGGATTCCAGTTGGATTCGATGAAAATTGTCATAGCATCAAAGGAGTTTTTAACTGCATTTGGCAACTCCGCCTTAGTAACATTTGTGGGTACTCTGCTCACACTGCTTGTTACAGGTATGACAGCTTATCCCCTGTCAAAAAGAAATATGCCGGGAATGAAATTCATATTATTTATGTTTGTCTTTACCATGTTTTTTAACGGCGGCATGATTCCGACATACCTTCTTATGAAAAATCTTCATTTATTGAACAAAAGGAGCGTTCTTATTTTACCGGCATTGATAAATATATACCACATGCTTATTATTAAAAATTATTACGAGAGCCTGCCGGAAAGCCTGGAAGAATCGGCAAAACTTGACGGAGCGAGCAATTTTACGATTTTATTCAAAATAATAATACCGCTGTCTATACCGGTATATGCCAGCATTACCGTATTTACATCGGTTATGAAATGGAACGATTACTTTGGACCTATGCTTTATATTAACAGCCCGGCGCTTAAAACGCTTCCGCTTTATCTAAGGGATTTGATAGCCGAGGCGGAGGATGTTATAAGTAGGAGCAACAATCTCGGTGATGTGAGTCCTGAAGGGGTGACATCGGCGGCGATAATAGCGTCTACAGTGCCGATACTTTTAGTATACCCTTTCTTGCAGAAATATTTTATCAAAGGAATGCTTATAGGATCGGTTAAAGGATAA
- a CDS encoding extracellular solute-binding protein — MQKAKKSIVIFVLAAFAVSMFAGCAKKETESADGTSSGDNDAKPKLKALVGYKSGMDFNNYPVQKFLEEKTGYKVQYDVLPQDKPMDKLNVIISSQQEYDFIIMYDKQYYSQYAQQGALTDLEPLIQKYGPNISKNLDSETFDSIRVNGKIYCVPSNSPSGSDKYTNVNTSVYVRKDWMDKLGIQIPKTVDEFKDMLQQFKDKDPNGNGAKNIPFTVGQDVGLGLCDSGFGGAFGIPTGWVDVDGKLVPRVLMSGFKDYILYMKDLYNKGLLDKETPANQGSTAREKYTSGRAGAAIFGYYDIPQLADTMNKTQPNAKMEFLPPLSGNGGKAAFPAGDKKYATDTITLVPKVSKHAVDVIKYINLKLDEDTFKEMVIGKENVDYTVKSDGYYPILPTFFDDRGNANCYLTGTTKKYGEYWLARSRKDERQYKGWLQLNKDFAQYIAVDPLSRAPILEKNSKYSASLGKLTNDFVIKSIASDFSDATLNNFLAQWKSQGGDEVIKEVNDWYSKSAK; from the coding sequence ATGCAAAAGGCGAAAAAAAGTATAGTCATCTTTGTATTAGCAGCTTTTGCTGTATCGATGTTTGCTGGATGCGCTAAAAAGGAGACTGAGTCAGCCGATGGTACATCAAGTGGAGATAACGATGCAAAACCAAAGCTGAAGGCATTGGTAGGTTACAAAAGCGGGATGGATTTTAATAATTATCCTGTGCAAAAATTCTTGGAGGAAAAAACAGGATATAAAGTGCAGTATGATGTTTTACCGCAGGATAAGCCTATGGATAAGCTAAATGTAATAATTTCATCACAGCAGGAATATGATTTTATAATTATGTATGACAAGCAATACTATTCTCAATATGCCCAGCAGGGAGCATTAACAGACCTGGAACCTCTTATCCAAAAATATGGCCCTAATATTTCCAAAAACTTGGATAGTGAAACATTTGATAGTATAAGAGTCAATGGTAAAATATATTGTGTGCCTTCGAATTCTCCAAGTGGAAGCGATAAATACACAAATGTAAACACCAGTGTTTATGTAAGAAAAGATTGGATGGATAAGCTGGGGATACAAATACCTAAAACAGTGGATGAATTTAAAGATATGCTTCAGCAGTTCAAAGATAAGGATCCTAACGGAAATGGTGCTAAAAATATCCCGTTTACGGTCGGTCAGGATGTAGGGCTCGGGCTTTGCGATTCAGGATTCGGAGGGGCATTTGGGATTCCAACCGGATGGGTAGATGTAGACGGTAAGCTCGTACCTCGTGTTCTGATGTCTGGTTTTAAGGATTATATATTATATATGAAGGATTTATACAATAAGGGACTTCTGGATAAAGAAACACCTGCAAACCAGGGTTCTACCGCCAGGGAGAAATATACAAGCGGCAGGGCGGGTGCGGCCATATTCGGTTATTATGATATACCACAGTTAGCAGACACGATGAATAAAACACAGCCAAATGCAAAAATGGAGTTCTTGCCTCCTCTTTCAGGCAATGGCGGAAAAGCTGCTTTTCCTGCAGGGGATAAAAAGTATGCGACAGATACGATTACATTAGTACCTAAAGTATCAAAGCATGCTGTAGACGTAATAAAATATATTAACTTAAAGCTGGATGAAGATACTTTCAAAGAGATGGTCATAGGAAAAGAAAATGTGGATTATACAGTAAAGAGCGACGGGTATTACCCGATATTGCCTACATTCTTTGACGATAGAGGGAATGCAAACTGTTATTTGACAGGTACAACTAAAAAATATGGTGAATATTGGCTTGCAAGATCAAGAAAAGATGAAAGGCAATATAAGGGATGGCTGCAGCTCAATAAAGATTTTGCACAATATATTGCTGTTGACCCTTTGTCAAGGGCTCCTATACTGGAGAAAAATTCAAAATATAGTGCTTCTCTTGGCAAACTCACGAACGATTTTGTAATAAAGAGTATCGCAAGTGATTTTTCAGATGCTACATTAAATAATTTTTTAGCGCAGTGGAAGAGCCAGGGCGGAGACGAAGTTATAAAAGAAGTCAACGATTGGTATAGTAAATCTGCAAAATAA